The genomic window TTCCAATATGACACAGGGTGCTTTGCCGTTCAAGCATGAACAGGAAAAAAATCCGGAAACGGAGGACCGAATGGCAAGACAATTTAAAAAAAACCGAAATCGGCCGTCCGGCTGCTTCGGATTTTTTAAATTCAGAAATATTTTAAGCGGCACAGGGATAATGCCTGTAAAGACTTGGGGGGTAAGAGGACTGGACCTGTATGGCGGCGCCATGCACACCAGCACATACCCAGCATTTTTTTGACGCTTTCCTGTAAACAAAAAAACCTTGAAAACATTGAGTTTTCAAGGTCTATAGTGGTGGAGCAAACAGCTCCCGACCGCAACTCAGCCTCCGACCCCGATCTGCCCCGTAACACATTGAAAACATAGGGCTTAACATAGGAAGCCGAGTCACGCCCCAAGTTCCCACCGGGGAAGCAACTTTTCTCTCCCGATTTCCAAGTTCCGGACGAGGATGCTGGGTTTGCAACGCGAGCGAATACCAAGAACAATCTCCCAACGAATCTGATTCGATTCCGAAAACCGGAATCGAACTGGCCTACCTGCCCGGCAGTTCCGTGCCGCGACTCATGATCTCGATATAGCCCGCATAGCTGAACAGGCGGTTGCGTTTCTGGGCGGTCAGCTCCTTGACGATGCCGAGCTGCTCCAGATGGCCGAGCGCCTTGTTGACCGTGGCCGGGGTGATGCCGGTCTTTTCCACCAACGAGCCCGAGGTGGCGATGGGATGCTCCATCAGCGCCCGGTGGACCTGAAGGGTGGATGCCGCCGCCCGGCCGAGACTGCTGATCTTGTCACGGTCCTGGTTCGACAAATCGAGAAGTTGCTGGGCCGTTTCCACCGCCTGGGTGGCGGTGACGATCACGGCCTCGGCAAAGAAATCGAGCCAGGCTTCCCAGTCGCCGGTCAGACGCACGTTGCCCAGCAGCTCGTAGTAATACTGGCGGTGCGTCTTGAAGTAGAGGCTGAGGTAGAGCATCGGCTCCCGCAGCACCTTCTGCTCGCATAGCAGCAGCGCGATCAGCAGACGCCCCAGACGGCCGTTACCGTCCAGAAATGGGTGGATCGTCTCGAACTGCACATGGGCCAGCGCCGCCTTGAGCAGCACCGGAGTCGGTTCCGGCTGGTCATGGAGGAAGAACTCCAGCTTGCTCATGCACTCCAGCACCTCTTCGGCCGGAGGCGGAACGAAGGCCGCATTGCCGGGCCGGGTGCCTCCGATCCAGTTCTGGCTGCGCCGAAATTCCCCTGGTGTCTGATTGCTGCCCCGGCCCTTAGTCAGCAGAACGCCATGGATCTCGCGGAACAAGCGCAGCGACAGCGGCAGCCCTTCCCCCAACAGACGCAGGCCGTGATCGAGGGCGGCGACATAGTTGCTGACCTCTCGCACATCATCCAGTGGTACACCCGGTTCCTGATCCAGCTCGAACAGCAGCAGATCCGACAGCGACGACTGGGTTCCCTCGATC from Desulfotignum phosphitoxidans DSM 13687 includes these protein-coding regions:
- a CDS encoding Fic family protein; the encoded protein is MKRELQGKYVTISTVGEKAQAFVPAPLPPRPPIDWTPELRSKFDQALLALGRLDSVSTLLPDTSLFLYMYVRKEAVLSSMIEGTQSSLSDLLLFELDQEPGVPLDDVREVSNYVAALDHGLRLLGEGLPLSLRLFREIHGVLLTKGRGSNQTPGEFRRSQNWIGGTRPGNAAFVPPPAEEVLECMSKLEFFLHDQPEPTPVLLKAALAHVQFETIHPFLDGNGRLGRLLIALLLCEQKVLREPMLYLSLYFKTHRQYYYELLGNVRLTGDWEAWLDFFAEAVIVTATQAVETAQQLLDLSNQDRDKISSLGRAAASTLQVHRALMEHPIATSGSLVEKTGITPATVNKALGHLEQLGIVKELTAQKRNRLFSYAGYIEIMSRGTELPGR